A window from Micromonospora profundi encodes these proteins:
- the mqnP gene encoding menaquinone biosynthesis prenyltransferase MqnP codes for MPVDDSRDLALSAPDSPSSSPSAPAESARSRGRVRAFLDLVAIEHSVFALPFAFLSALTAMQVNGGRVRWWDLLLITVAMVGARTFAMAANRILDRQIDARNPRTAGRELVTGAVSVRTAWTGAAVALVVFLGAAALLNPLCLVLAPLAVVPLVVYPYGKRFTNWPHAILAIAQAVGPVGAWLAVTGTLDGSWPAWLLGAAVGLWIGGFDLIYACQDSEIDKEIGVHSVPARYGRRFALHASTVAHVVTFGLFVWFGALVGFGWLWWVGLALTAVAFAYQHLVVTPTDLSKVNRAFFTANGFVGIALFVFALLDLVIRLGLRP; via the coding sequence ATGCCCGTCGACGACTCCCGCGATCTTGCACTTTCGGCCCCCGATTCGCCCTCTTCCTCCCCTTCCGCCCCGGCAGAAAGTGCAAGATCGCGGGGGAGGGTGCGGGCGTTCCTGGACCTTGTCGCCATCGAGCACTCCGTTTTCGCGCTGCCGTTCGCCTTCCTGTCGGCGTTGACCGCCATGCAGGTCAACGGCGGGCGGGTGCGCTGGTGGGACCTGCTGCTGATCACCGTGGCCATGGTCGGGGCGCGGACGTTCGCGATGGCCGCCAACCGGATCCTCGACCGGCAGATCGACGCGCGGAACCCGCGTACCGCCGGACGGGAACTGGTCACCGGGGCGGTGAGCGTGCGCACGGCCTGGACCGGCGCGGCCGTCGCGCTTGTCGTCTTCCTCGGTGCCGCCGCGCTGCTCAACCCGCTCTGCCTTGTGCTGGCGCCGCTCGCCGTGGTGCCGCTCGTGGTCTATCCGTACGGCAAGCGGTTCACCAACTGGCCGCACGCCATCCTGGCGATCGCCCAGGCGGTCGGGCCGGTCGGCGCGTGGCTCGCGGTCACCGGCACCCTCGACGGGTCCTGGCCGGCATGGTTGCTCGGTGCGGCGGTCGGGCTGTGGATCGGCGGCTTCGACCTGATCTACGCCTGCCAGGACTCCGAGATCGACAAGGAGATCGGCGTGCACAGCGTGCCTGCCCGCTACGGCAGGCGCTTCGCGCTGCACGCCTCCACAGTGGCGCACGTGGTGACCTTCGGGCTCTTCGTGTGGTTCGGGGCGCTTGTCGGGTTCGGCTGGCTCTGGTGGGTCGGCCTGGCGCTTACCGCCGTGGCGTTCGCCTACCAGCACCTGGTTGTCACCCCGACCGACCTCAGCAAGGTCAATCGGGCGTTCTTCACCGCCAACGGGTTCGTCGGCATCGCGCTGTTCGTGTTCGCCCTGCTCGACCTGGTGATCCGGCTCGGCCTGCGCCCCTGA
- a CDS encoding menaquinone biosynthesis decarboxylase — protein MAARGFPYNDLKDFLAALERAGELRRVDVPVDPTLEISEVVTRTVRAGGPALLFERPTRGEMPVAINLFGTEKRMAMALGVENLDEIGQRIGEMLKPELPQGFSGMMGGLGKVMQLKSMPPKKVKTAACQQVVYRGDDVDLNRLPGLQVWPGDGGIFHNFGLTHTKDPETGKRNLGLYRLQQHSHNTIGMHWQIHKNSTAHHAVAERLGQRLPVAIAIGADPAVAYSASAPLPAEIDEYLFAGYLRGERVEMVDCLTVPLQVPAHAQIVLEGYIEPGERMPEGPFGDHTGFYTPVEPFPVMHIECMTMQRDPVYHSIVTSQPPQEDHGLGKATERIFAPLLRFLIPDIVDYDLPAAGVFHNCAIVSIRKRYPKHAQKVMNAIWGAHMMSLTKLIVIVDEDCDVHDYNEVAFRAFGNVDYARDLLLTEGPVDHLDHASYQQFWGGKAGVDATRKLPTEGYTRGWPEEMTMAPEVTALVDKRWKEYGI, from the coding sequence ATGGCGGCTCGTGGCTTCCCCTACAACGATCTCAAGGACTTCCTCGCGGCGCTGGAGCGCGCTGGGGAACTACGCCGGGTCGACGTCCCTGTCGACCCCACCCTGGAGATCAGCGAGGTGGTCACCCGCACAGTGCGTGCCGGTGGGCCGGCGCTGCTCTTCGAACGTCCGACCCGGGGCGAAATGCCTGTGGCGATCAACCTGTTCGGCACCGAGAAGCGGATGGCCATGGCTCTCGGGGTGGAGAACCTCGACGAGATCGGCCAGCGGATCGGCGAGATGCTCAAGCCGGAGCTGCCGCAGGGCTTCTCGGGCATGATGGGCGGGCTCGGCAAGGTCATGCAGCTCAAGTCGATGCCGCCCAAGAAGGTCAAGACCGCCGCGTGCCAGCAGGTCGTCTACCGCGGCGACGACGTCGACCTCAACCGGCTGCCGGGGTTGCAGGTCTGGCCCGGTGACGGCGGGATCTTTCACAACTTCGGGCTGACCCACACGAAGGACCCGGAGACCGGCAAGCGCAACCTCGGGCTCTACCGGCTCCAGCAGCACTCGCACAACACGATCGGCATGCACTGGCAGATCCACAAGAACTCCACGGCGCACCACGCGGTCGCCGAGCGGCTCGGGCAGCGGCTGCCGGTTGCCATCGCCATCGGCGCCGACCCGGCGGTCGCCTACTCGGCCAGCGCGCCGCTTCCCGCCGAGATCGACGAGTACCTGTTCGCCGGGTACCTGCGGGGCGAGCGCGTCGAGATGGTGGACTGTCTGACCGTGCCGTTGCAGGTGCCGGCGCACGCGCAGATCGTGCTGGAGGGCTACATCGAACCGGGCGAGCGGATGCCGGAGGGGCCGTTCGGCGACCACACCGGCTTCTACACGCCTGTCGAGCCGTTCCCGGTGATGCACATCGAGTGCATGACCATGCAGCGCGACCCGGTCTACCACTCGATCGTCACGTCCCAGCCGCCGCAGGAGGACCACGGCCTCGGCAAGGCCACCGAGCGGATCTTCGCGCCGCTGCTGCGCTTCCTGATCCCGGACATCGTCGACTACGACCTTCCGGCCGCCGGTGTCTTCCACAACTGTGCGATCGTGTCGATCCGCAAGCGCTACCCGAAGCACGCGCAGAAGGTCATGAACGCGATCTGGGGCGCGCACATGATGTCGCTGACCAAGCTGATCGTGATCGTGGACGAGGACTGCGACGTCCACGACTACAACGAGGTGGCGTTCCGCGCCTTCGGCAACGTGGACTACGCCCGCGACCTGCTGCTCACCGAAGGGCCGGTCGACCACCTCGACCACGCTTCGTACCAGCAGTTCTGGGGTGGCAAGGCGGGCGTCGACGCGACCCGCAAGCTCCCCACCGAGGGCTACACCCGGGGCTGGCCGGAGGAGATGACCATGGCTCCCGAGGTGACGGCCCTGGTGGACAAGCGCTGGAAGGAGTACGGGATCTGA
- a CDS encoding carboxymuconolactone decarboxylase family protein, translating to MSSASPPTPREQVAVPVFTAHTADTAPAAARRTIEGVRRRFGWLPAPVALMAESPQLLSGFLTANKGFEQTDLSPLEREVVVFAVATTNECHVCVALHTGALTSLGATAEMVTALRSGSPLPEPRLEALRRFTLAVLDHRGAVPDDELEDFLVAGYQPRHALDVVLGVGTYTISTFANRLTRAPLDPPLSPHAWTPAA from the coding sequence GTGTCCTCGGCGTCCCCACCCACGCCGCGAGAGCAGGTAGCCGTGCCCGTCTTCACCGCACACACCGCCGACACCGCGCCCGCCGCCGCCCGGCGGACCATCGAGGGGGTACGCCGTCGGTTCGGCTGGCTGCCCGCTCCGGTTGCCCTGATGGCCGAGTCTCCCCAGCTGCTCAGCGGTTTCCTCACCGCCAACAAGGGCTTCGAACAGACCGACCTCTCGCCGCTGGAGCGGGAGGTCGTCGTGTTCGCCGTCGCCACCACCAACGAGTGCCACGTCTGCGTCGCCCTGCACACCGGCGCGCTCACCAGCCTCGGCGCGACGGCCGAGATGGTCACCGCGCTGCGCTCCGGGAGCCCGTTGCCCGAGCCGCGGCTGGAGGCGCTGCGCCGGTTCACGCTCGCCGTGCTCGACCACCGGGGAGCGGTGCCCGACGACGAGTTGGAGGACTTCCTGGTCGCCGGCTACCAACCTCGGCACGCGCTGGACGTGGTGCTCGGCGTAGGGACGTACACCATCTCGACATTCGCCAACCGGCTCACCCGCGCACCACTCGACCCGCCGCTGTCTCCCCACGCGTGGACGCCTGCGGCCTGA
- a CDS encoding MarR family winged helix-turn-helix transcriptional regulator yields MATAEPARPGYALPLLLLAGFRTLIDDLHAELARQGHPELRPLHGFVLQAVGMDGTTATELGQRLGISKQAAGKTVDRLVAAGYLERIDDPADARRRLVRVTPRGADGLHRSAQIFDQLRERWAAILGPDRVAALEDDLSTVASANWFRLDMPGWFGG; encoded by the coding sequence ATGGCAACCGCTGAACCCGCGCGGCCCGGCTACGCGTTGCCGCTGCTCCTGCTGGCCGGCTTCCGCACGCTCATCGACGACCTGCACGCCGAGCTGGCCCGGCAGGGGCACCCGGAACTGCGACCACTGCACGGCTTCGTACTCCAGGCCGTGGGGATGGACGGCACCACCGCCACCGAACTGGGCCAACGGCTCGGCATCTCGAAACAGGCCGCCGGCAAGACTGTCGACAGGCTCGTCGCCGCCGGCTACCTGGAACGGATCGACGATCCCGCCGACGCCCGCCGACGGCTGGTCCGGGTGACACCACGCGGCGCCGACGGGCTGCACCGCTCGGCGCAGATCTTCGACCAGCTTCGGGAGCGTTGGGCGGCGATCCTCGGCCCGGACCGGGTCGCCGCCCTGGAGGACGACCTGAGCACTGTGGCCTCCGCCAACTGGTTCCGCCTCGACATGCCGGGCTGGTTCGGCGGCTGA